From the genome of Neomonachus schauinslandi chromosome 5, ASM220157v2, whole genome shotgun sequence, one region includes:
- the TMEM186 gene encoding transmembrane protein 186 — MAALLRAMLRLAGPAAWRRPVCGLWCRPGQDPGRRVGSRTPTLKEKPAGTETEKFQMVYRFDAIRAFGYLSQLKVAQTALTLLALPPGFYWYSHGLVTLGSLCFAGGIAGFALAMLCWMSHFFRRLVGILYVNEAGTVLRVAHLTFWGRRQDTDWPVADVMPMTESADRPQELFVRLQQYSGKQSFYLTLRYGRILDRERFTQVFGMLDTLK; from the exons ATG GCCGCCCTCCTCCGAGCCATGCTTCGGTTGGCAGGCCCAGCTGCATGGAGAAGGCCTGTCTGCGGGCTGTGGTGCCGCCCCGGGCAAGATCCTGGGAGGCGGGTGGGGAGCAGGACCCCCACCCTGAAGGAGAAGCCTGCAGGCACGGAGACAGAGAAATTCCAGATGGTCTACCGGTTCGATGCAATCCGAGCCTTCGGGTACTTGTCCCAGCTGAAGGTGGCGCAGACGGCCCTGACGCTGCTGGCCCTGCCCCCTGGCTTCTACTGGTACTCGCACGGCCTCGTGACTCTCGGCTCCTTGTGCTTTGCGGGCGGGATAGCTGGCTTCGCCCTGGCCATGCTCTGCTGGATGAGCCACTTCTTCCGGAGGCTGGTGGGTATCCTGTATGTGAATGAGGCAGGCACCGTGCTGCGGGTAGCCCACCTGACCTTCTGGGGCCGGCGGCAGGACACGGACTGGCCCGTGGCAGATGTGATGCCCATGACGGAGAGCGCGGACCGGCCCCAGGAGCTGTTCGTGCGCCTCCAGCAGTACAGTGGGAAGCAGAGCTTCTACCTCACGCTGCGCTACGGACGCATCCTGGACAGAGAGCGTTTCACGCAGGTGTTTGGGATGCTGGACACCCTCAAGTGA